Sequence from the [Bacteroides] pectinophilus genome:
AATCGCATAGCTTCAAAATGACGGGCAATAACAGCCCAATCATAATAGCTCTGTGCGGTTCTGCTGTCGTATTTGCCCTCCCACAAATGCAGAACGTTTTCAAAGGTCTTGTACCCTACTGTCCTGCCGTCCTCTAAAGTAAGTTCGGTATAATCATTATTGAAAATACTCTTTATATACTCTGTGCGGTCTTTGTTATCAGGATTACGTTCATAATAATCTTTGATTTCTTCCAGACTTGCTGACAAATGTGGTGTCGTTCTGAGAATTTCATTGATTACTTCATCACGTCCAAAGAACGGAAGGCTTTTATCCTCGTGCGTTCTGTCGTAATACTCTAAGCGAATATCACTTCCGCTTTCACGATTTCCTGTGCCGAATTGCGAAGGGAGTTCATCAGACGAACCCATTTCATCATATCCTCCGCTTTCATCTGTTCGGTCACTCCCTCTTTCTGTGCCATCTGGCTCAGAATTGTTTTCTCCATCTTGCTGGCTCTCTGTTCCACTTCCGCCAAGTGCTGTGTCAGTTCGCCCCTCGTCAGGAGATTGTAGTAAAGGACTCTGTGATGTTCCTTCAGAAACTCTCTCCTCATCTGAGCGTACCTGCCCAGCGTCACTTCCGGCTGCTGTGGAAGTTTCAGGTTCGGAAGGCTGTAATCGCCCACCATCGTGTAGGTCAGTTCGTTCATCGTCCAAACTCCTTTCGTCATTATTTTCAACCTTATTGTATTCATTTCTGTCCTGACCGACAATTATGCGATTTTGACGGTTGAGTGCAGTAATTGTTTTAGATATTTCCGTTAATCCCATTTCTGCAATATCACTGGTAGCAAATCCAAGTGCATTGAGTGTTTCCTGCGTATTGAAGTTAGTAACATCTCTGAAATCATCAAGTTCAAAATAACCGTCCGTATCAACGCCGAGCCTTGACATCATCATATATGCCACACTATTTGTCACGACATTTTTATAAATGAAAGCCACAATATCCTCTTCCACTTCCTCAAAGGAACTGCCCTTGGTTGCATAGTAAAGGTCTTGCAGATAATCAGGGATATTATCCTCTGCCGCATTTCTTGCTGCTCCCATAATTGCTTCGGCAAGACTGCTCTTATTCTCAATCTCTCCGAAAGTGCTTTCCAATGTTTCAATCACATCAGCTTCGTATTCCTGACGCATATCCCAAATCGGGACTGTTCTTGAATATCTGCTTTCGTGAGTATCTGAAATGTCAAAGTAATGTGTCAGTCTTTGCCGTGAACGGTTTTCATCAGCAAAAACAGCAATACCTCTAGCACCTCGGTTGACCCATTGATAACTGATTTCCACTCGTTACCGCATTTTCTGCACTTCCACCAGACATTTTTCCTCGATTTTGCATTTACCTCATCAGGCTTCAATGGTAAGTTCTTCTCCGACCACTCCGAAGCAATTTCAGGGTGTGTTGTCTGCAAATCATTAAACCCTTTCAGGAATATGTACCCACTGCAATACGGGCATTTGCTCCCACCGGAACGAGTAGAAATAAGGGTGTTCCACTCTCTGCCGCAATCCTTACACTTCCACCAAGCCTTACGATTGGCAAAGACCGTAACCTGAGTTGGAAGTAACGGATAATTTCTATCCGACCACTCGGCAGCTATATCCGGCAGAAGTGTTGCAAGGTCATTAAATCCTGCCAACACTTTATTATGAGAGCAGTACGGACAACCTGTTTTATTTATTGTCCTGCTCTTAACGGCAGCTTCCCACTCGTGACCTTTTTTACATCTCCATATCACTTTCTTATGAGAACCAATAGAAACCTCTATCGGTTTTATCTTATTCTTTTTCGACCACTGCTTTACCAATAGTGGCTCTAATGTCGCCAAATCGTTAATACCTGCAATCACTCTCGCACCGGAACATATCGGACATTTCTCTCCATTAGAACGAGCCTTAACGCTTGCCTGCCATTCATGACCGCAAGCACCTCTCCACCATACTTTTTTATTTGAACCGAAAGTAATGTCATCAGGCGTAAGCGTTAAATTCTTTTCCGACCACTCCGAAACAAGCTCCGGGTGTACTTCTGCTAAACTGTTATTCATAGCCAAACCTCAACCTCCTTGTGCTTAGAGTATATGAAGTTTTGGCTTTATCTTGTA
This genomic interval carries:
- a CDS encoding zinc-ribbon domain-containing protein; its protein translation is MNNSLAEVHPELVSEWSEKNLTLTPDDITFGSNKKVWWRGACGHEWQASVKARSNGEKCPICSGARVIAGINDLATLEPLLVKQWSKKNKIKPIEVSIGSHKKVIWRCKKGHEWEAAVKSRTINKTGCPYCSHNKVLAGFNDLATLLPDIAAEWSDRNYPLLPTQVTVFANRKAWWKCKDCGREWNTLISTRSGGSKCPYCSGYIFLKGFNDLQTTHPEIASEWSEKNLPLKPDEVNAKSRKNVWWKCRKCGNEWKSVINGSTEVLEVLLFLLMKTVHGKD
- a CDS encoding TnpV protein produces the protein MVGDYSLPNLKLPQQPEVTLGRYAQMRREFLKEHHRVLYYNLLTRGELTQHLAEVEQRASKMEKTILSQMAQKEGVTEQMKAEDMMKWVRLMNSLRNSAQEIVKAEVIFA